The following are from one region of the Melospiza melodia melodia isolate bMelMel2 chromosome 16, bMelMel2.pri, whole genome shotgun sequence genome:
- the BRS3 gene encoding bombesin receptor subtype-3 — MSQLYLQSANQTLCASVESSSENESRNEKWTEDSFPGLEILCTIYVTYAVIISVGLLGNAILIKVFFKIKSMQTVPNIFITSLAFGDLLLLLTCVPIDATRYIADTWLFGRIGCKLLSFIQLTSVGVSVFTLTVLSADRYRAIVKPLELQTSDALLKTCCKAGCVWIVSMIFAIPEAVFSDLYSFSNPEKNITFEACAPYPVSEKILQEAHSLVCFLVFYIVPLAVISVYYFLIARTLYKSTSNMPAEEHSHARKQIESRKRVAKTVLVLVALFAFCWLPNHILYLYRSFTYHTSVNASTFHLIATIFSRALAFSNSCVNPFALYWLSKSFRQHFKKQVSCCKAAFCAKPPTAPQSSSPTRALSVTGSMRGSEISVTLLTDYSITKEEESV; from the exons ATGTCTCAATTATACTTGCAATCAGCTAATCAGACTTTGTGTGCATCTGTGGAATCAAGCTCTGAAAATGAAAGCAGGAATGAAAAATGGACCGAAGACTCCTTTCCAGGATTAGAAATATTGTGCACAATTTATGTTACATACGCTGTGATCATTTCAGTGGGTCTCCTTGGAAATGCAATACTCATCAAAGTTTTTTTCAAGATTAAATCAATGCAGACGGTTCCCAACATCTTCATCACCAGCCTGGCATTCGGAGACCTGCTGCTTTTACTCACGTGTGTGCCTATAGATGCAACACGTTACATTGCGGATACCTGGCTCTTCGGAAGAATTGGGTGCAAGCTGCTGTCTTTTATCCAGTTAACATCAGTTGGAGTATCAGTGTTTACCCTGACTGTTCTCAGTGCTGACAG GTACAGAGCCATTGTTAAACCCTTGGAACTGCAGACTTCAGATGCGCTCCTGAAGACCTGCTGTAAAGCGGGCTGTGTTTGGATTGTCTCCATGATATTTGCTATCCCAGAGGCTGTTTTTTCAGATTTGTATTCTTTCAGCAATCCTGAGAAAAATATAACTTTTGAGGCGTGTGCCCCCTATCCTGTATCTGAGAAGATCCTGCAGGAAGCTCACTCCCTGGTTTGCTTCTTAGTGTTCTATATTGTGCCCTTAGCTGTCATTTCTGTCTACTACTTTCTTATCGCCAGAACTTTATATAAAAGTACATCCAACATGCCAGCAGAAGAACACTCTCATGCCCGTAAGCAG ATTGAATCCCGCAAGAGAGTTGCAAAGACAGTGCTGGTGCTTGTGGCTCTGTTTGCCTTCTGCTGGTTGCCCAACCACATCCTCTACCTGTACCGCTCTTTCACATACCACACTTCTGTCAATGCTTCCACCTTTCATCTGATAGCAACTATTTTTTCCCGTGCCTTGGCCTTCAGCAATTCCTGTGTCAACCCTTTTGCTCTTTATTGGCTGAGCAAAAGTTTCCGGCAACATTTTAAAAAGCAAGTCTCATGCTGCAAGGCAGCATTCTGTGCAAAGCCTCCCACTGCTCCCCAGAGCAGTTCTCCTACCAGAGCCCTGTCAGTCACAGGCAGCATGCGTGGCTCAGAAATCAGTGTTACACTGCTAACAGATTATAGCATCACGAAAGAAGAGGAAAGTGTTTAG